A single region of the Ignavibacteria bacterium genome encodes:
- a CDS encoding penicillin acylase family protein, translating to MEKLLKYIVAPALTLLILSVVIYFFFKSIIGTSVPKYEGAIEIKGLTDNVEIRTNEYGIPLVKSKSRKDLLFALGYLHARDRLLEMEYHRLIALGGLSEYLGEKTVEADKFFRQLDLSSKAKTFFDELDSEAKVLVKAYSDGINGYLDSENPLIQSEFSALGISPHRWSAEDIVLLTLLNNFSDESKYFSKRIVGMGGRR from the coding sequence ATGGAAAAACTCCTTAAATATATTGTTGCTCCGGCACTTACACTCCTGATACTCTCTGTAGTTATTTACTTCTTTTTTAAGTCCATCATCGGAACATCCGTTCCAAAGTATGAAGGTGCGATTGAAATAAAAGGACTTACTGATAATGTAGAGATAAGAACTAATGAATACGGCATTCCCCTCGTTAAAAGCAAAAGTCGAAAAGACCTTTTGTTTGCGCTCGGATACCTCCATGCACGCGACAGGCTGCTCGAAATGGAGTATCACAGACTTATTGCCCTGGGGGGGCTTTCTGAATATCTCGGTGAGAAAACGGTTGAAGCGGATAAATTTTTCAGACAACTTGATTTGTCGTCAAAGGCAAAAACATTTTTCGATGAACTTGACAGCGAAGCGAAGGTTTTGGTTAAGGCTTATTCGGATGGAATTAACGGGTATCTCGACTCCGAAAATCCCCTTATCCAGAGTGAATTCTCAGCTTTGGGTATATCTCCCCACAGATGGTCGGCTGAAGATATTGTTCTGCTTACTCTCCTCAACAATTTCTCCGATGAGAGTAAATATTTTTCAAAGAGAATTGTTGGAATGGGGGGCAGAAGGTAG